The sequence below is a genomic window from Kitasatospora kifunensis.
GACACCGCTCGCGACGCCCGCGAGGTGGCGTCGGCCGTACCGCACGGCCGCTTCGCCGCCTGCCTGCACGCACTCGACCGCACCCCGGAGGTGGCCGGATGACCCGCACCGCCGCCTGGGTCGACGACCCGTTCGCCGAAGCCGTGCGCACCGGACGCGGACCGCTGTGGCTGCGCCGCGGCGACGGGGTGCGCAGCCGGCTCGACATCGAGCGCTGGTGCGCACCCGCGGCCGGCGCCGACCACGGTCTGCTGCTGCGCTGCGTACGCCTGGCCGCGCCGGTGCTGGACCTGGGCTGCGGGCCCGGTCGCCTGGTGGCCGCGCTGCTGGCCCTCGGGGTGCCGGCGCTCGGCATCGACATCACGGGCGCGGCCGTCGCGCGCACCCGCGGGCTCGGCGGTGCGGCGCTCTCCCGCTCGGTGTTCGACCGGCTGCCCGCCGAAGGCCGTTGGGGCGGTGCGCTGTTGGCCGACGGCAACGTGGGCATCGGCGGCGACCCGGACGCCCTGCTGCGGCGCGGTGCCGAACTGCTCGCCACCGGCGGGCTGCTGCTGGTCGAGGTGGAGCCGCAGGAGATCGACCAGCGCTGCACGGCCCGGGTCGAGGGTCCCGACGGCCGCATCGGACCGCCGTTCGCCTGGGCTCGCCTGGGCGCGGAGGCCACCGCCCGGCGGGCCCGGGCGGCCGGGCTCGCCGAGGCGGAGCTCTGGACCTCGCACGGCCGCCGCTTCGTTGCCCTGCGCAAGGTCAGCAAGGTCGGCAAGGTTCACCCGATTGGGTGAGGGCATGGACCGGCACGCGAGTTGACCGACCGGTGGCGCTCGCTCAGTCGAGCGCCACCGGCTCGACCACCGGCGGGTCGCCGGCCCGCTGGCCGGCCTGCTCGCCGACCCGCTCGCCGAGCCGCGCGGCGACCCGTCGACGGCGTACCAGCGCGCCGGTGAGCACGCAGAGCAGCGCCATGCCGTAGGCCTTCTGCTGGACCTCGTCGCCGCCCAGCAGATAGAGGACCTGGCCGGCGGCCGGCACGGCCAGCCACTCCCAGCGCCCGTCGAGCGCTACCAGCGCCACCACCAGCAGCCCGTACCAGGGATAGCTCGGCGTGACCACCAGCAGCGCCGTCCCGGTGACCAGCAGCGCGCCGCCCCACGGCCGGGCCGGATCCCCGCGCCACAGCACTCGCAGCACGACGGCGCCGAGCAGCAGGGCCGCCGCCCAGGGCACGAGCGGATCGGGTAGGACGAGCCGCAGCAGCCCGAAGCGGTCGATGTGACCCTGGTCGTAGCCCTCCTCCTGGAGGTAGCCCGGCAGGAAGCCCAGTACCCCGGCGCCGGAGACGGCGACGTAGGGCAGGTAGGCGAGGGCGAAGGCGGCGACCGCCGCGCCGAGCACGGTGAGCGCGTGCCGCAGCTCGCGCCTGTTCGGTCGGCGGCCCGGGAAGCCCGCCAGTGCTCCGGACAGTGCGCCGGGCAGGGCCAGCGCCGGCAGCAACTTGGTGGCCACGGCCGCGCCGAGCAGGGCGCCCCCCAGCCGGGCACGCCGTCGCGCCGCGTACCCCAGGCCCGCGACCATCAGCAAGGCGCCGAGTGTGTCGATGTGCGCGTCGTTCACCGACCACACGGTGACCCCGGGGCACCAGCCCCACAGGGCCGCCCGTCGCCGGTCTTGCCCCACCAGGAGCAGGACACCGGTGGTGGCCACCGCCAGCAGCGCGCCGCCCGCCTGCACCCCGCGCACGCCCCGACCGAAGGGGTGCACGGCCAGGAACCACGCCTCGGCGACCGGCGGGTAAATGGTGTGCACGGCAGGCCGGTTGATGAGGGTGCAGTCACCGGCCGCGGTACGCCGCTCGTCCCACTGCACGCAGGTGCCACCGGTCGGGAACAGGTCCGGCTCGCGCAGGCGGGCCAGGGCCGGATCATCGGGTGCGTACCGGTAGGGCGAGATACCGGCCGCCTGCACCCGGCCGTCCCACACGTAGCGGTAGGCGTCGTCGCTGGTGCGCGGCGGCGTGAGCAGGCCCACTGCGGCGACGGCGAGGCTGCCCAGCAGGACGAGCGGGACGACCTGGCGCTCCGGCACTCGCCGCAACAGCAGGACGGCGAGGGCGAACAGCGCGGCGTCGAGCCCGTACCAGGCGTAGAGCGGCTGGTGGTGGGCGAGCGCGTTGCCGCCGGTGACCGTTCCGCAGAGGGCGGCCAGCAGGGCGGTGAGCGCGAGGGCGCAGGGCAGGACGGTTCGGGTGGCGGCGCGGGGCAGGACGGTTCGGGTGAGCACTCGCCCACCCTGCCACCGGGCGGTGGCCGCCGGTCGCGGCGACGTGGCGACGTTCGGATTTCGTAAGCATGTCACCACGCCACCGGGTGGCCCGCACGCGCTTCGATGGAGAGGTGAAAGCCAAGCCCTCCGGCGCCCGGCGCCGTTTCGACCTCCAACTCCCTTCGCCGCCAAGCATCCTGCGCCGTGGTCCGTTCCGTGACGGCGCATTCCGCTCGCCGCTGCACGAACCGCGCACCACCGTCGTGCTCGGGCGGTGGCTGGGCGCGGCGATGCTGATCTGCTTCCTGACCGGTCTGTTCAGCCACCTGCTGCAGGATCCACCGCCCTGGCTGGCGGGATGGCTGCCGAGCCGCCCGGCTCAGGGGTACCGGGTCACCCAGGGCCTGCACGTGATCAGCGGCCTGGCGGCGATTCCGCTGCTCGGAGCGAAACTCTGGACGGTCTACCCACGGCTGTTCGAATGGCCGCCGGCCCGCAGCGTGCTGCACGCGCTGGAACGGCTCGGCATCGCGGTCCTGGTGGCGGCGACGCTGCTGGAGCTGTTCACCGGGCTGCTGAACACCCTCCAGTGGTACCCGTGGCCGTTCCCGTTCCGGCAGACCCACTTCTGGCTGGGCTGGCTGGCCGTCGGCGGTCTGCTGGTGCACGTCGCGGTGAAGGCGCCCCTGATCGCCCGGAATTGGTGGCGCTCGGGACCCGCTCTGGCACAGCGCCGCGCCTTCCTCGGCGCGGTGGGCGCCGCAGTCGGCGTCGTCACCCTCACCACGGCCGGGCAGAGCGTGCCCTGGCTGCGCCCGTTGGACCTGCTGGCACCGCGTCGCCCGGACGTCGGCCCGCAGCGACTGCCCGTCAACCGCACCGCCGCCCAGGCCGGCACCCAGAGCACCCCGCCGGACTGGCAGCTGCGCGTGGACGGCCCCCGCCCGTACCGGCTGACCCTCGCCGAGCTCATGGAACTACCACAGCACGAAGCCGAGTTGCCGATCTCCTGCGTGGAGGGCTGGAGTGCCTCGGCGCGCTGGTCCGGGGTCCGGGTGGCCGACCTGCTGGCCCGCGCGGGTGCGCACGCCGGCTCCGCCGTCAAGGTCACCTCGCTGGAGGCGGCGGGGCCCTACCGGATCATGGAGATGCCCGCCCAGTACGCGAGCGATCCGCTGACCTTGCTGGCCCTGCGCGTCAACGGCGAGGTGCTGGACGCCGACCACGGCTTTCCGGCCCGGATCATCGCGCCCAACCGGCCAGGCGTGCTGCAGACCAAGTGGGTCGCCCGACTGGAGGTGCTGTGATGGCCGCTCTGCTGCGTGGCGCTGTCCTTCTGGGCGGCCTGGTCCTGATGGGGTACGGCCTCTACGGGATGCTCGGCGACCCGTTCATCACCGATCCCGTGAGCGTGTTGGTCTGGGGCGCGTGGGCGCTGGTGCTGCACGACGGGTGGTGGGTGCCGCTGCTCTGCCTGGCAGGCCGGTACGCCGT
It includes:
- a CDS encoding class I SAM-dependent methyltransferase, producing MTRTAAWVDDPFAEAVRTGRGPLWLRRGDGVRSRLDIERWCAPAAGADHGLLLRCVRLAAPVLDLGCGPGRLVAALLALGVPALGIDITGAAVARTRGLGGAALSRSVFDRLPAEGRWGGALLADGNVGIGGDPDALLRRGAELLATGGLLLVEVEPQEIDQRCTARVEGPDGRIGPPFAWARLGAEATARRARAAGLAEAELWTSHGRRFVALRKVSKVGKVHPIG
- a CDS encoding molybdopterin-dependent oxidoreductase, giving the protein MLRRGPFRDGAFRSPLHEPRTTVVLGRWLGAAMLICFLTGLFSHLLQDPPPWLAGWLPSRPAQGYRVTQGLHVISGLAAIPLLGAKLWTVYPRLFEWPPARSVLHALERLGIAVLVAATLLELFTGLLNTLQWYPWPFPFRQTHFWLGWLAVGGLLVHVAVKAPLIARNWWRSGPALAQRRAFLGAVGAAVGVVTLTTAGQSVPWLRPLDLLAPRRPDVGPQRLPVNRTAAQAGTQSTPPDWQLRVDGPRPYRLTLAELMELPQHEAELPISCVEGWSASARWSGVRVADLLARAGAHAGSAVKVTSLEAAGPYRIMEMPAQYASDPLTLLALRVNGEVLDADHGFPARIIAPNRPGVLQTKWVARLEVL
- a CDS encoding glycosyltransferase family 87 protein; its protein translation is MLTRTVLPRAATRTVLPCALALTALLAALCGTVTGGNALAHHQPLYAWYGLDAALFALAVLLLRRVPERQVVPLVLLGSLAVAAVGLLTPPRTSDDAYRYVWDGRVQAAGISPYRYAPDDPALARLREPDLFPTGGTCVQWDERRTAAGDCTLINRPAVHTIYPPVAEAWFLAVHPFGRGVRGVQAGGALLAVATTGVLLLVGQDRRRAALWGWCPGVTVWSVNDAHIDTLGALLMVAGLGYAARRRARLGGALLGAAVATKLLPALALPGALSGALAGFPGRRPNRRELRHALTVLGAAVAAFALAYLPYVAVSGAGVLGFLPGYLQEEGYDQGHIDRFGLLRLVLPDPLVPWAAALLLGAVVLRVLWRGDPARPWGGALLVTGTALLVVTPSYPWYGLLVVALVALDGRWEWLAVPAAGQVLYLLGGDEVQQKAYGMALLCVLTGALVRRRRVAARLGERVGEQAGQRAGDPPVVEPVALD